Within the Aeromicrobium sp. Root236 genome, the region CCGCGCGACGAGGTCCTTGTACTGCGTCGCCAGGCCGGCCTCCGGTGCGCGACGCAGCTCCCACGCCATCGCCTCGAGCAGCTTGTAGACCTCGGAGTCGACGAACTCGACGCCGGCGTGCTCGTACGCGCCGCCGGCCGCGGCCGCGTCGAAGTTGCCGACCCAGCCGATGCGCTCGACCCAGTGGAGGCAGTGCTGGATGATCGCGCGTTGGTTGAGCTGCTGGTAGTCACCCCAGAAGCCCCCGTCGATCGTCAGCTCGCCGGGCGCGAGCGGACGCAGTGGTGTCGTCACATGCTCTCCAGCACGGCCGAGCCGTCGATGACGAAGACCGGGATCGAGGTGATCGGCGCGTCGGCGACGTGCGTCGAGCCGCCCTCGAGCACCTGACGCGTACGGACGTCGACCCAGCGGTGACCCGCGGGCAGATAGACCGCGCGGGACGTCGCGCCGGGCTCGGTCACGGGTGCCACCAGGATCGAGTCGCCGAACATGAACTCGTCCTCGACGTGCCACGCCTGCGGGTCGCCCGGGTGGTCGACGAACAACGGCCGCATCGGCGGCAGCCCGGTCGTCGAGGCGATCGCCATGTGCTCGTGGATGTAGGGCCGCAAGCGCTCGCGCAGTCGCAGCACGTCCGCGATGATCCCGTACGCCTCGTCGCCGAAGGCCCAGACCTCGTTGGGCCCGCCCGTCTGCGCGTAGCTGGTCGGCGTACGCGGGTCGCGGTCGCCGTGCAGGCGGAACAGGGGGCAGAACACGCCGAACTGGAACCAGCGGACCATGAGCTCCTGGTACGCCGGGTCGCTCGCGTCGCCGCCGTGGAAGCCACCGATGTCGGTCGTCCACCACGGTATGCCCGAGATCGCGATGTTGAGCCCTGCGCGCACCTGCTGGGTCAGCGAGAGCCAGGTGGCCGGGATGTCGCCGGACCACACCGCTGCGCCGTAGCGCTGCGAGCCCGCCCACGCCGAGCGGCACAGCAGCACCGTCGGGTCCTGGCCCGCCGACGCCATGCCTTCGGCGAACATGCGGGCGTTGTCACGGGGATAGATGTTGGCCACCTCGGCCCCCGGCCCGGCGTGCAGGACGAGGTTGGCGGGGTGCGCCGGGTTGAGCTCCGGCTCGCACGCGTCGAGCCAGAACACGCGGATGCCCAGGTCGAGGTAGTTCTGCTTGACCAGGCCCCAGACGTACTCGCGGGTCTCCGGGTTGGTCGGGTCGTAGAACGCCAGGGGCAGGGGAGTGGACATGCCCTTGTCCTGGATCGTCTGGTGAAACTCGACGCCCTGGTCCGAGCCGACGAGCAGGCCGCCGTCGCGGTAGTCCGCGAAGTTCTCCGACAGCGGCGAGACGGTCGGCCAGATCGACACCATCAGCTCGATGCCCATGCCGGCGAGCTCGTCGACCATCGCCTGGGGGTCGGGCCACTCGGCCTCGTCGAACCGGTAGTCGCCCATGGCCGACCAGTGGAAGTAGTCCGTCACGATGACCGACATCGGCAGCTCGCGGCGCCGGTGCTCACGCGCGACGCCCATGAGCTCGTCCTGGTCGAGGTAGCGCAGCTTGCTCTGCCAGAAGCCGCTGGCCCACTCCGGCAGGTCCGGCACGTGCCCGGTCGCGTCGGCGTAGCTGCTGAGGATGCCGGCGGGCGTGGCCGCGGCCGTGAACCAGTAGTCGAGGCCGCGTGCCTGCGTGGCGGTCCAGCGGGTGACGTCGTCGTTGAACTCCGCGCGGCCGATGCCCGGCATGTTCCACAGCAGGCCGTAGCCGCGGCTGGACAGCACGAACG harbors:
- a CDS encoding TIM-barrel domain-containing protein: MNMFRTAGSALEVQHRHERLRIEAWGKDSVRVRAAQFSIPTSSVGALDDVPEGTQDPVIKIEGDLAQLVHGEVTVEVTFSREQAYPEPLIRFLRTSTGEELLAESREHFWMPGSRVFQGNRAGAYEIHQQFKAYPDERLYGMGQRTHGRLNLKGLSLDLVQRNAEVNIPFVLSSRGYGLLWNMPGIGRAEFNDDVTRWTATQARGLDYWFTAAATPAGILSSYADATGHVPDLPEWASGFWQSKLRYLDQDELMGVAREHRRRELPMSVIVTDYFHWSAMGDYRFDEAEWPDPQAMVDELAGMGIELMVSIWPTVSPLSENFADYRDGGLLVGSDQGVEFHQTIQDKGMSTPLPLAFYDPTNPETREYVWGLVKQNYLDLGIRVFWLDACEPELNPAHPANLVLHAGPGAEVANIYPRDNARMFAEGMASAGQDPTVLLCRSAWAGSQRYGAAVWSGDIPATWLSLTQQVRAGLNIAISGIPWWTTDIGGFHGGDASDPAYQELMVRWFQFGVFCPLFRLHGDRDPRTPTSYAQTGGPNEVWAFGDEAYGIIADVLRLRERLRPYIHEHMAIASTTGLPPMRPLFVDHPGDPQAWHVEDEFMFGDSILVAPVTEPGATSRAVYLPAGHRWVDVRTRQVLEGGSTHVADAPITSIPVFVIDGSAVLESM